A single region of the Chthoniobacterales bacterium genome encodes:
- a CDS encoding glycosyltransferase family 39 protein, with the protein MASSAETSVQGLVHNLEHGSLASIIRRTLLIVAVLAVATIYIIYKFRGLEHGMGMDQAQIAREIARGHGFVTQTIRPLAVAQLEDHNKPISGFSFPDTYHAPLNPLVEAPLMLFVKSGWNTEAKNQEIIYAGDKLVAILALVFFMLAVTVNYFTARRLFDEKLAVIGTGLTLVCDMFWKYSMSGLPQMLMLLIFSGIVYLLVRAINAQAEGRAFGLTLSGIGVLFGLLLLTHGLTIWILLGFVAFVAVAFTPRVINALLVLAVALVIYSPWVVRNIKVSGAPFGVAPYSQLDEVKQSEAAWMRQPTTTLGISVSWFRTKISEQTFHQSGKLLMMLGSSLAAPMFFVSLLHRFKRNETAALRWALLSMWLFAFLGMTIAGQNEDFISPNQLHILFVPMMIFYGMAMLLILWSRLEIVFPYARAAFISVIFLGSSVQLILTLLPKGNGSAFVWPPYVPPIIAFLNRWMQPNEIIASDMPYAVAWYADRKSIWLPNSVEDFNALNDYNQLQMPINGLYLTPVTSRLGLFPNVAAGEYKEWSGLILRNTQSLAKFPLKAFVPLPLAGECIFYSDRDRWSKS; encoded by the coding sequence ATGGCTTCCTCCGCTGAAACTTCCGTCCAAGGCCTCGTTCACAATCTCGAACACGGCTCCCTCGCCTCGATCATACGGCGCACGTTGCTCATCGTGGCCGTGCTGGCGGTGGCGACGATCTATATTATCTACAAATTTCGCGGTCTGGAGCATGGCATGGGCATGGATCAGGCCCAGATCGCCCGGGAAATCGCCCGCGGTCATGGCTTCGTGACGCAGACGATTCGACCGCTGGCCGTGGCGCAGTTGGAGGATCACAACAAACCGATCAGCGGCTTTAGCTTTCCCGATACGTATCACGCTCCGCTCAACCCGCTGGTCGAAGCGCCGCTGATGCTTTTCGTTAAATCGGGCTGGAATACGGAGGCGAAAAACCAGGAAATCATCTACGCGGGCGACAAGCTGGTGGCGATCCTGGCGCTGGTGTTTTTCATGCTGGCGGTAACGGTGAACTACTTCACGGCGCGGCGGCTGTTCGATGAGAAACTCGCGGTTATCGGGACCGGACTCACGCTCGTCTGCGACATGTTTTGGAAGTATTCCATGTCGGGTCTGCCGCAAATGCTGATGCTCCTGATCTTTAGCGGGATTGTGTATTTGCTCGTCCGGGCCATCAACGCGCAAGCCGAGGGACGCGCCTTTGGGCTGACTTTGAGCGGAATCGGAGTGCTGTTCGGGCTTCTGCTACTGACGCACGGATTGACGATATGGATATTGCTCGGCTTCGTGGCGTTTGTGGCTGTGGCTTTCACGCCCCGGGTGATTAACGCGCTGCTCGTGCTGGCCGTGGCGCTAGTGATTTATTCGCCGTGGGTCGTCCGCAATATCAAGGTTTCCGGCGCGCCATTCGGAGTTGCACCCTATTCACAGCTCGACGAGGTGAAGCAAAGCGAGGCCGCCTGGATGCGCCAGCCGACTACGACACTTGGGATCAGCGTCTCGTGGTTTCGCACCAAGATCAGCGAGCAGACGTTCCATCAATCCGGCAAGCTGCTCATGATGCTCGGCTCCAGTCTGGCCGCGCCGATGTTTTTCGTGTCGCTCCTCCACCGCTTTAAGCGAAATGAAACTGCCGCCCTGCGCTGGGCGTTGCTGTCCATGTGGCTGTTCGCGTTCCTCGGGATGACCATCGCCGGGCAGAACGAGGATTTTATTTCGCCGAACCAACTGCACATTCTCTTCGTCCCGATGATGATTTTCTACGGAATGGCCATGCTGCTCATTCTCTGGAGCCGACTTGAAATTGTCTTTCCGTATGCCCGCGCGGCGTTCATCAGCGTCATCTTTCTCGGCTCCAGTGTGCAGCTCATTCTCACGCTTTTGCCCAAGGGAAATGGCAGCGCCTTCGTCTGGCCGCCGTATGTGCCGCCGATCATCGCCTTTCTCAATCGCTGGATGCAGCCCAATGAAATCATCGCTTCCGACATGCCCTACGCCGTCGCTTGGTATGCGGATCGCAAAAGCATCTGGCTCCCAAATTCAGTGGAGGATTTTAATGCGCTGAACGACTACAACCAGCTCCAGATGCCGATCAATGGACTCTATCTCACTCCGGTCACCAGCCGGCTTGGACTTTTCCCCAACGTCGCCGCTGGTGAATACAAAGAGTGGTCGGGACTGATCCTGCGCAACACCCAATCGCTAGCAAAGTTCCCCTTGAAAGCCTTCGTTCCCCTGCCCCTCGCCGGTGAATGCATCTTCTATAGCGACCGCGATCGCTGGAGCAAAAGCTAA
- the xseB gene encoding exodeoxyribonuclease VII small subunit — MATTAPKPAPPATTFEAAMERLENIVAQMESAQMPLDELLERYEEGTQLIAVCQEKLKTAEQRIEIVTRKATDPATPSKESNNDVSLF; from the coding sequence ATGGCCACCACCGCACCCAAACCCGCGCCGCCGGCCACCACTTTTGAGGCCGCCATGGAGCGCTTGGAAAATATTGTCGCGCAAATGGAGTCCGCCCAGATGCCGCTCGACGAATTACTAGAACGCTACGAGGAAGGCACCCAGTTGATCGCTGTCTGCCAGGAAAAACTCAAAACCGCCGAGCAGCGCATCGAAATCGTCACCCGCAAAGCCACCGACCCAGCCACTCCTTCCAAAGAATCCAACAACGATGTCAGCCTCTTCTAG
- the dxs gene encoding 1-deoxy-D-xylulose-5-phosphate synthase, whose translation MSASSSSHISRPLLDKIQSPADVKSLDENQLPQLAQEIRDELIDVLSETGGHLGPNLGVVELTIALHRVFSTPEDKFVFDVSHQGYVHKLLTGRRDRIHTIRQYEGLNGFLLRSESIHDSYGAGHAGTAISAALGMAVGRDMRGTSEHVVAVAGDAAFTCGTSYEALNNVSDQTRRFIVVLNDNEWSIAKNVGAIAGYLNKITTHPTYAHLHEKAAKFISAIGGETVRNLAKKAEAGVKNLVVPSVIFEDLGFRYYGPIDGHDIPTLIRTFEFLKTQDAPVILHVLTKKGKGYAPAIEKPDKFHGLGKYAVDSGETVAAATPTYSELLGQTLAKFADTNNKIVGITAAMPTGTGLIGFAQKHPDKFYDVGIAEEHAALFACGLATQGFTPFLAIYSTFMQRAYDMIVHDICLQNLNVALCMDRAGLSGDDGPTHHGLFDIGYLRHIPGLIFMQPRDEEEFADMLWTMSHHQDGPTAIRYPRGAGTGAKPKPTPKLLEIGKAEVVQPGRQVALFGLGNMFEVAEKTARLLEAEGISVALINPRWIKPMDVTTLEFFARGCQVVCTFEDHVLHNGYGCAVMEQLSESGIKTPVVRIGWPDQFIEHGTIPILRQKHGLTPEAAAAKIKPHLQNQSQAFPKSAA comes from the coding sequence ATGTCAGCCTCTTCTAGTTCCCACATTTCACGCCCGCTCCTCGATAAAATCCAATCGCCCGCCGACGTTAAATCGCTCGACGAAAATCAGCTCCCCCAACTCGCGCAAGAGATTCGCGATGAACTCATCGACGTTCTTTCCGAGACCGGCGGCCACCTTGGGCCCAACCTCGGCGTTGTCGAGCTGACCATCGCGCTGCACCGGGTTTTCAGCACGCCGGAGGACAAATTCGTCTTCGACGTTTCCCACCAGGGTTACGTCCATAAACTGCTTACCGGCCGCCGCGACCGCATCCACACGATCCGTCAATATGAGGGCCTCAATGGATTCTTACTCCGGTCAGAAAGCATCCACGACAGCTACGGCGCGGGCCACGCGGGAACCGCCATTTCCGCCGCACTCGGCATGGCGGTCGGACGCGACATGCGTGGCACCAGCGAGCACGTCGTGGCGGTGGCGGGCGACGCCGCGTTTACCTGCGGGACGAGTTACGAGGCACTCAACAACGTCTCCGACCAGACCCGGCGCTTCATCGTGGTGCTCAACGACAACGAGTGGTCCATCGCGAAAAACGTCGGCGCCATCGCAGGTTATCTCAACAAAATCACCACGCACCCGACCTACGCGCATCTACACGAGAAAGCGGCTAAATTCATCAGCGCCATTGGCGGCGAAACCGTCCGCAACCTCGCCAAAAAAGCCGAGGCCGGAGTCAAAAACCTCGTCGTTCCCAGCGTGATTTTTGAGGATCTCGGGTTCCGTTATTATGGCCCGATTGACGGCCACGACATTCCGACTCTGATTCGCACCTTCGAGTTTCTCAAAACCCAGGACGCGCCGGTTATTCTCCATGTTTTGACCAAGAAAGGCAAAGGCTACGCGCCCGCCATCGAGAAGCCCGACAAGTTCCACGGCCTCGGCAAATACGCCGTGGACAGTGGCGAAACCGTGGCCGCCGCCACTCCGACTTACTCCGAATTGCTCGGGCAGACGCTTGCCAAATTTGCCGACACCAACAATAAAATCGTCGGCATCACCGCCGCCATGCCGACAGGCACGGGTTTGATCGGATTCGCGCAGAAACATCCCGATAAATTTTACGATGTCGGCATCGCCGAGGAACACGCCGCCCTCTTCGCCTGCGGTCTGGCGACTCAAGGTTTCACCCCGTTTCTGGCCATCTACTCCACCTTCATGCAGCGTGCCTACGACATGATCGTTCACGATATATGCCTGCAAAATCTCAACGTCGCGCTCTGCATGGATCGCGCCGGACTCAGCGGCGACGACGGTCCGACGCATCATGGTTTATTCGACATCGGCTACCTGCGCCACATCCCGGGTTTGATCTTTATGCAGCCGCGCGACGAGGAGGAATTTGCCGACATGCTCTGGACCATGTCGCACCATCAAGACGGCCCGACCGCCATCCGCTATCCTCGTGGAGCCGGCACCGGAGCCAAGCCCAAGCCCACTCCGAAGCTCCTCGAAATCGGCAAAGCCGAAGTCGTGCAACCGGGCCGTCAGGTGGCGCTTTTCGGTCTCGGCAATATGTTCGAAGTCGCCGAAAAAACCGCCCGCCTGCTCGAAGCGGAAGGCATCTCGGTCGCCCTCATTAACCCGCGCTGGATCAAGCCGATGGACGTGACGACGCTGGAATTTTTTGCCCGTGGCTGCCAGGTGGTTTGCACGTTTGAAGACCACGTTTTGCACAATGGCTACGGCTGCGCGGTGATGGAACAACTCAGTGAAAGCGGCATCAAAACCCCAGTCGTCCGCATCGGCTGGCCCGACCAATTCATCGAGCACGGTACCATCCCGATCCTGCGCCAAAAACACGGCCTCACCCCCGAGGCCGCCGCCGCCAAGATCAAGCCGCACCTGCAAAACCAGTCACAGGCATTTCCGAAATCAGCCGCCTGA
- a CDS encoding ABC transporter permease — MKWFSILKIALRALRRNKMRSTLTALGIIIGVAAVIAMVGIGSGAQAQVESQIASLGENLILISPGSVTSSGLRTGWGGSATLKIEDAQAIEREVSGVKATSPEIRQNSQVTAAGGNWFTQIYGESASYFDIRQWPLIEGAVFTEQDVRSSNKVVVIGRTLSTQLYGSASPVGQILRIGNVPFIVTGLLAPKGFNVNGTDQDDVAIVPYTSAMKRLTGGKNLRGINVQMTSATQLAPGQEQIMELLRQRHRIGPGKDDDFTVRNQEEIAEAATATSRIMSALLGSIASVSLLVGGIGIMNIMLVSVTERTREIGIRMSVGAHGRDIMSQFLIEAVALSSMGGIIGILLGVGAAKLLSIFAEWPTLISPLSIVVAFVFSAGVGIFFGFYPARKAAALDPIDALRYE, encoded by the coding sequence ATGAAGTGGTTTTCCATTTTGAAGATCGCCCTTCGGGCGTTGCGCCGAAACAAGATGCGCTCCACCCTTACCGCGCTCGGCATCATCATCGGCGTGGCGGCGGTGATTGCGATGGTCGGCATCGGCAGCGGCGCGCAGGCGCAGGTGGAATCGCAGATCGCCAGCCTGGGTGAAAACTTGATTTTGATCTCACCCGGCAGCGTGACTTCGAGCGGACTCAGAACCGGATGGGGCGGCAGTGCCACGTTGAAAATCGAGGACGCGCAAGCCATCGAGCGCGAGGTTTCGGGGGTCAAGGCGACCAGCCCGGAGATTCGGCAAAACAGCCAGGTCACAGCGGCAGGCGGAAACTGGTTCACGCAAATCTACGGCGAGTCGGCGTCTTATTTCGACATTCGCCAGTGGCCCTTGATCGAGGGAGCGGTATTCACGGAACAGGACGTGCGCTCCTCGAACAAAGTCGTCGTGATCGGACGCACGCTTTCGACGCAGCTTTATGGCAGCGCGTCGCCCGTTGGGCAAATTTTGCGGATTGGAAATGTGCCCTTCATCGTCACCGGACTGCTTGCTCCGAAGGGATTTAACGTCAACGGCACCGATCAAGACGACGTGGCGATTGTGCCTTACACCAGCGCGATGAAACGGCTGACGGGCGGCAAAAACCTCCGTGGGATTAACGTCCAAATGACCAGCGCTACGCAACTCGCTCCGGGTCAGGAACAGATCATGGAATTACTGCGCCAGCGCCACCGCATTGGACCGGGCAAGGACGACGATTTTACCGTGCGCAACCAGGAAGAAATCGCCGAGGCGGCCACGGCGACTTCGAGAATTATGTCGGCACTACTGGGTTCGATAGCCAGTGTTTCCCTGCTCGTGGGCGGCATCGGCATCATGAACATCATGCTCGTCAGCGTGACCGAGCGCACCCGGGAAATCGGCATTCGCATGTCGGTCGGTGCCCATGGCCGCGACATCATGAGCCAGTTTTTGATCGAGGCCGTGGCCCTCAGTTCGATGGGCGGCATCATCGGGATTCTACTCGGAGTCGGCGCGGCAAAACTGCTCTCGATCTTCGCCGAATGGCCCACGCTGATCTCACCGTTGTCCATCGTGGTAGCCTTCGTCTTCAGCGCAGGCGTGGGCATTTTCTTCGGATTCTATCCCGCCAGAAAAGCCGCCGCGCTCGACCCGATCGACGCCCTGCGCTACGAGTAA
- a CDS encoding ABC transporter ATP-binding protein, which translates to MKPIVRLEKINKTYETGEVSVQAVRGVSLDIFAGEFVAFMGSSGSGKSTLMNILGCLDRPTAGRYLLDEVDVSGLDRDQLADIRNHKLGFVFQNFNLLTRTSALENVELPLLYGGRHLSSIALREKGIAALESVGLGQRLDHHPSQLSGGQQQRVAIARALINDPEIILADEPTGNLDSRTSIEIMSLFQTLNERGITIIMVTHEPDVAAWCKRNIVMRDGNVLTDILVKNRTRAEDEIRKLEAVP; encoded by the coding sequence ATGAAACCCATCGTTCGGCTGGAGAAAATCAACAAGACTTACGAGACCGGCGAAGTCTCCGTGCAGGCCGTGCGCGGTGTGTCGCTGGATATTTTCGCGGGCGAATTCGTCGCCTTCATGGGCTCCAGCGGCTCGGGCAAATCGACTTTGATGAATATCCTAGGCTGCCTGGACCGCCCGACTGCGGGCCGGTATTTGCTCGATGAGGTCGATGTCTCGGGCCTCGACCGCGATCAACTAGCCGACATTCGGAATCATAAACTCGGCTTCGTTTTTCAAAACTTCAACCTCCTCACGCGCACCTCGGCCCTCGAAAATGTGGAGCTGCCGCTGCTCTACGGCGGACGCCATTTGAGTTCCATCGCACTGCGCGAAAAGGGCATCGCCGCGCTGGAATCCGTCGGTCTGGGCCAACGGCTCGATCACCATCCAAGTCAGCTCTCCGGCGGGCAGCAACAACGCGTCGCCATCGCGCGCGCCCTCATCAATGACCCGGAAATTATCCTCGCCGACGAGCCTACTGGCAATCTCGACAGCAGGACTAGCATTGAAATCATGAGCCTTTTTCAGACGCTCAACGAGCGTGGGATCACGATCATCATGGTCACGCACGAGCCGGACGTCGCCGCTTGGTGCAAGCGCAATATCGTGATGCGTGACGGCAATGTGCTGACGGATATTTTGGTAAAAAATCGTACCCGCGCCGAGGACGAGATTCGCAAACTGGAGGCCGTTCCATGA
- a CDS encoding efflux RND transporter periplasmic adaptor subunit, with translation MSIQKTSRISWVWWFLVIAAIAGAGWYFWSTTQDEPTTYVTVPIGKGDVTQAVTATGTLNPVLNVQVGSQISGIIQKLLADFNTPVKEGQLIAQIDPGTYQAAVSIAEGDLANAEAAHELAVVNAARTRKLLTINSAAKSEVDASDAALHQSEAQIKIKKGSLEKARIDLARCTINAPISGIVISRSVDVGQTVAASLSAPVLFTIANDLTKMQIDANVAEADVGTVEVGQKVDFTVDAFPYRTFHGTVTQVRNAPLTVQNVVTYDTVISVDNTDLKLKPGMTANVSVLVAERQDVLKLPNAALRIRLEETPVVVAGKPPEGGRREGGGSRRRGGGKRAQTVYILPAGASKPQPKEVQLGISDGVSTEVVSGLNEGDPVVVSMIQPKSKKEGPAAPNPFTGGQRQRGR, from the coding sequence GTGAGTATTCAAAAGACGTCGCGCATATCCTGGGTCTGGTGGTTTTTGGTCATTGCGGCTATCGCTGGCGCGGGTTGGTATTTTTGGAGTACAACGCAGGATGAGCCGACCACCTACGTCACGGTTCCGATTGGAAAAGGCGACGTCACGCAGGCCGTGACCGCCACCGGCACGCTCAATCCCGTGCTCAACGTCCAGGTCGGCAGCCAGATCTCCGGCATCATCCAGAAGCTGCTGGCCGACTTCAATACGCCTGTAAAAGAGGGCCAGCTCATCGCGCAAATCGACCCCGGCACGTATCAAGCCGCTGTGTCTATTGCCGAGGGCGATCTGGCCAATGCCGAGGCGGCGCACGAATTGGCCGTGGTGAATGCCGCACGCACGCGGAAATTATTAACCATCAATTCTGCCGCCAAATCCGAGGTTGATGCGTCGGATGCGGCGCTCCATCAATCCGAAGCCCAGATCAAAATCAAAAAAGGCTCGCTGGAAAAAGCGCGGATCGATCTGGCTCGCTGCACGATCAACGCGCCGATCAGCGGCATCGTCATCTCGCGTAGCGTCGATGTCGGGCAGACGGTGGCGGCGAGTTTGAGCGCGCCGGTTTTGTTCACCATCGCAAATGACCTCACGAAAATGCAGATCGACGCCAACGTCGCCGAGGCCGATGTGGGGACGGTCGAAGTCGGGCAAAAGGTGGATTTTACCGTCGATGCGTTCCCGTATCGCACCTTCCATGGGACTGTAACTCAAGTCCGCAACGCACCGCTCACCGTCCAGAATGTGGTGACTTACGACACAGTCATCAGCGTGGACAACACAGATTTGAAGCTCAAGCCGGGCATGACCGCCAACGTTTCCGTCCTCGTCGCGGAACGTCAGGACGTGCTGAAACTCCCGAACGCCGCCCTGAGGATTCGCTTGGAGGAAACCCCCGTCGTCGTAGCGGGCAAGCCGCCGGAAGGAGGACGCCGCGAAGGTGGCGGTAGCCGGCGTCGGGGTGGCGGCAAACGTGCGCAGACGGTTTACATTTTGCCCGCCGGAGCCAGCAAGCCGCAGCCGAAAGAAGTCCAACTCGGCATCAGCGACGGCGTGAGCACCGAAGTTGTGTCCGGCCTCAATGAAGGCGATCCGGTTGTCGTGAGCATGATCCAACCCAAATCCAAAAAAGAGGGACCAGCCGCTCCGAATCCATTTACCGGTGGGCAGAGGCAGCGAGGGCGATGA
- a CDS encoding sulfurtransferase yields the protein MLSSPMPAITNIAAYRFTRLDDLKSLRQRLLDQCRTWGLKGTILLSTEGINLFVAGRRAEIEKLVAELHSIQGLETLAPKYSESDDQPFSRMLVRIKKEIISFGVEGIDPGTRTSPKLQARELKRWLDEGRPVTLLDTRNDYEVKLGTFRGAKVLEIDHFREFPDAVSQLPDELKQTPIVMFCTGGIRCEKAGPYMEREGFQNIFQLDGGILKYFEEVGGDHYDGECFVFDHRVGVDPALQETDSAICFVCQTPLDRDDQQDARFVPNLSCPYCHKNSDEEMAENIAQHQAAIRKYTTPLPGSQPYLNERPLNIPAEYDGTPLLDVLCGIFPHVSEDEWSEIVDRGSFRAPNGETATENQIVRAGERYRRITPGTVEPEVNADIRILYEDEAIVVLEKPAPLPMHPSGRFNRNTLQFILNAAYAPQKIQAAHRLDANTTGLVVCTRTRHFAKLLQPQFARGEVKKIYLARVQGHPAEDDFFCDAPIGMEVGPAGSRDIDEAAGQMARTNFKVVSRMEDGSSLLEVEPVTGRTNQIRLHLRTLGFPICGDATYLADGTTGETQTLSPDAPPLCLHSWRLSFRHPLTNLPIHFEAAKPDWA from the coding sequence ATGCTTTCTTCCCCAATGCCCGCCATCACCAATATCGCCGCCTACCGATTTACCCGACTGGACGACTTGAAGTCGCTGCGCCAGCGCCTGCTCGATCAATGCCGGACCTGGGGGTTGAAGGGGACGATTCTGCTGAGCACCGAGGGGATCAATCTATTCGTCGCTGGCAGACGCGCCGAGATCGAAAAACTCGTGGCCGAGTTGCATTCGATTCAGGGCTTGGAAACGCTCGCGCCGAAATACAGCGAGAGCGACGACCAGCCATTTTCTCGGATGCTGGTGCGGATCAAAAAGGAAATCATTTCCTTCGGAGTCGAGGGCATCGATCCCGGAACGCGCACGTCGCCGAAGTTGCAGGCACGCGAATTGAAGCGCTGGCTGGACGAGGGCCGCCCGGTGACGCTGCTCGACACGCGCAACGATTACGAGGTGAAGCTGGGCACGTTTCGCGGCGCGAAGGTGCTGGAGATCGACCATTTTCGCGAGTTCCCTGATGCAGTCAGCCAGCTTCCCGACGAGCTGAAACAAACGCCGATCGTGATGTTTTGCACGGGCGGCATTCGTTGCGAAAAAGCCGGGCCCTACATGGAGCGCGAGGGTTTTCAAAACATCTTCCAACTCGACGGCGGCATCCTAAAATACTTCGAGGAAGTCGGCGGCGATCACTACGACGGCGAGTGTTTTGTCTTCGATCATCGCGTCGGAGTCGATCCGGCTTTGCAGGAAACGGACTCGGCGATTTGCTTCGTTTGCCAGACGCCGCTTGATCGAGACGACCAGCAGGATGCGCGGTTTGTGCCGAATCTGAGCTGCCCGTATTGCCATAAAAATTCCGATGAGGAAATGGCCGAGAACATCGCCCAGCATCAGGCGGCGATTCGAAAATACACGACTCCTCTGCCCGGCTCGCAGCCGTATCTGAACGAGCGTCCTCTGAACATACCGGCTGAGTACGATGGAACTCCGCTGCTCGATGTGCTCTGCGGCATTTTCCCGCACGTATCTGAAGACGAATGGTCGGAAATCGTGGACCGGGGAAGTTTTCGCGCACCGAATGGCGAGACAGCCACAGAGAATCAAATCGTGCGCGCCGGGGAACGTTACAGGCGGATCACGCCGGGCACAGTTGAACCGGAGGTGAACGCCGACATCCGCATTTTGTATGAAGACGAAGCCATTGTGGTCCTCGAAAAACCAGCACCGCTGCCGATGCATCCGAGCGGTCGCTTCAACCGAAATACGCTCCAGTTTATTTTGAATGCGGCTTACGCACCGCAGAAAATTCAGGCGGCGCACCGGCTCGATGCGAATACGACCGGACTCGTCGTTTGCACGCGCACGCGACATTTTGCGAAGCTGCTCCAGCCACAATTTGCCCGTGGCGAGGTGAAGAAAATCTATCTTGCCCGTGTGCAAGGCCATCCGGCGGAGGATGATTTTTTTTGTGACGCTCCCATTGGAATGGAAGTCGGCCCGGCGGGTTCGCGCGACATCGACGAGGCGGCGGGCCAGATGGCGCGAACAAATTTCAAGGTCGTCAGTCGAATGGAGGACGGCTCCAGTTTATTGGAAGTCGAGCCCGTGACAGGGCGCACCAATCAGATCCGGCTGCATCTGCGGACGCTGGGTTTTCCGATTTGCGGCGACGCGACTTATCTCGCAGACGGAACCACCGGAGAAACACAGACGCTCTCGCCCGATGCGCCACCGCTTTGTCTGCATTCGTGGAGGCTGTCGTTTCGTCATCCGCTGACAAATCTGCCAATACACTTCGAGGCCGCGAAACCGGATTGGGCCTAG